One part of the Trichomycterus rosablanca isolate fTriRos1 chromosome 25, fTriRos1.hap1, whole genome shotgun sequence genome encodes these proteins:
- the mau2 gene encoding MAU2 chromatid cohesion factor homolog, translating into MAAGGEAPDSWYLALLGFAEHFRTSSPPKIRLCVHCLQAVFQFKPPQRVEARTHLQLGSVLYHHTKNSELARSHLEKAWCISQQIPQFEDVKFEAASLLSELYCQQNLVDSAKPLLRKAIQISQQTPYWHCRLLFQLAQLHTLEKDLVSACDLLGVGAEYARVVGSEYTRALFLLSKGMLLLMERKLQEVHPLLTLCGQIVENWQGNPIQKESLRVFFLVLQVTHYLDAGQVKSVKPCLKQLQQCIQTISTLHDDEILPSNPADLFHWLPKEHMCVLVYLVTVMHSMQAGYLEKAQKYTDKALMQLEKLKMLDCSPILSSFQVILLEHIIMCRLVTGHKATALQEISQVCQLCQQSPRLFSNHAAQLHTLLGLYCISVNCMDNAEAQFTTALRLTTHQELWTFIVTNLASVYIREGNRHQELYSLLERINPDHNFPVSSHCLRAAAFYIRGLLSFFQGRYNEAKRFLRETLKMSNAEDLNRLTACSLVLLGHIFYVLGNHRESNNMVVPAMQLASKIPDMSVQLWSSALLKDLNKACGNTMDAHEAAQMHQNFSQQLLQDHIAACSLPEHNLISWTDGPPPVQIQAQNGPTTSLASLL; encoded by the exons ATGGCGGCTGGTGGAGAGGCCCCGGACTCCTGGTATCTGGCTCTGCTCGGGTTCGCTGAACATTTCCGCACTTCGAGTCCTCCTAAAATCCGGCTATGTGTGCACTGTCTCCAGGCTGTGTTTCAGTTCAAGCCACCGCAAAGAGTGGAGGCCCGGACTCACCTTCAGCTCGGCTCGGTGCTCTATCACCACACCAAGAACAGCGAGCTCGCCCGCAGCCATCTGGAGAAAGCG tGGTGCATCTCCCAACAA ATCCCCCAGTTTGAAGATGTTAAATTTGAGGCTGCCAGTCTTCTCTCAGAGCTCTACTGCCAACAG aaCTTGGTCGACTCTGCTAAGCCACTTTTACGCAAAGCCATTCAGATCTCCCAGCAGACTCCTTACTGGCACTGCAGATTGTTGTTTCAGCTAGCA CAACTGCACACACTAGAAAAGGACTTGGTGTCTGCATGTGACCTGTTGGGTGTAGGAGCAGAATATGCCAGAGTTGTTGGATCAGAATATACCAG agCCCTGTTTCTTTTGAGTAAAGGAATG tTGCTTCTAATGGAGCGTAAGCTGCAGGAAGTGCATCCTTTGCTCACGTTGTGTGGGCAGATTGTGGAGAACTGGCAGGGAAACCCCATTCAGAAGGAATCTCTTCGAGTCTTTTTCCTGGTGCTGCAGGTCACACACTATCTGGATGCAGGACAG gtGAAGAGTGTAAAGCCATGCTTGAAGCAGCTGCAGCAGTGTATCCAGACAATCTCAACACTTCACGACGACGAGATTCTGCCCAGCAACCCTGCTGACCTCTTTCACTGGCTGCCTAAGGAGCATATGTGTGTGCTTGTCTACTTG GTGACTGTCATGCACTCCATGCAGGCTGGTTATCTGGAGAAGGCACAGAAGTACACAGACAAAGCTCTTATGCAACTAGAGAAATTAAAGA TGTTGGACTGCAGTCCCATCCTGTCCTCATTCCAAGTCATCCTGCTAGAGCACATCATCATGTGCCGCCTGGTTACAGGCCACAAGGCGACAGCGTTGCAGGAG ATCTCTCAGGTGTGCCAGTTGTGCCAGCAATCACCTCGCCTGTTCTCTAACCATGCTGCTCAGCTCCATACTTTATTA GGGTTGTACTGTATTTCAGTAAACTGTATGGACAATGCAGAGGCACAGTTCACTACGGCATTGCGG CTTACTACACACCAGGAGCTGTGGACCTTCATCGTAACTAACCTGGCCAGCGTCTACATCAGAGAGGGCAACCGGCACCAAGAG CTTTATAGTTTGCTAGAGAGGATAAACCCAGACCACAACTTCCCTGTGAG TTCTCACTGTCTGCGAGCTGCAGCCTTTTATATTCGTGGACTTCTTTCCTTCTTCCAGGGACGCTACAACGAGGCCAA GCGCTTTTTGCGTGAGACATTGAAGATGTCAAATGCTGAGGATCTGAATCGCCTGACTGCCTGTTCACTTGTTCTTCTTGGACACATATTCTATGTTCTTGGAAACCACAGG GAAAGCAACAACATGGTGGTACCAGCAATGCAGTTGGCTAGCAAGATTCCTGACATGTCTGTTCAGCTCTGGTCCTCTGCACTGCTCaaag ATTTAAACAAGGCCTGTGGGAACACGATGGACGCACATGAAGCAGCGCAGATGCACCAGAACTTCTCCCAGCAGCTTCTACAGGACCACATAGCTGCCTGCAGCCTGCCTGAACACAACCTCATCAGT tggACAGATGGACCTCCTCCAGTGCAAATCCAAGCTCAGAATGGACCCACAACTAGTTTGGCCAGCCTGCTTTAA
- the sugp1 gene encoding SURP and G-patch domain-containing protein 1 isoform X3: MESNDAAGWRNQSGQQNNKFTGIMRQEELIAQKKREIEAKIAEQAKKNLSVPSKPSSESTPVSQADTSNKFVNDGSFLQQFLKMQKEKPSSGSGSASSQSPGSSQTQKKSILVGKRPGLGVGSMLKNYSQVKKTPSEIPRPSVFSSPEEDDEDVNDEHYLNLKVSPPEDADLVNIIKRIAGFIAEGGSELERKAMEDYKDNPIFSFMFEKESMQYLYFRKVVAQLRQKKRGPSTQANVSSSVDEETKKVVEKLARFVADGGPEVEAVAIKHNHDNPTFSFLYNHQSPAHRFYKAKVEEYRQAKNGSAASPSAESFSATKRPVQTSQAAAPSFSSPSPAQSEPQNQDPTSTSAKRRKKSRWGSEEDKISLPVPPIVMPTVIKQEPDTPSLSEQELSSLGYKKGKPVGLVGVTELSEEQKKQLKEQQEMQEMFDMIMKHKRAMQDMQLMWEKAVREHQHEYDSDEEIDSQSGTWEHNLRKMEMEKTREWAEQLTEMGKGKHFIGDFLPPDELEKFMETFKALKEGRDPDYSEYKEFKLTVENIGFKMLMKMGWKEGEGLGSEGQGIKNPVNKGTTAVNGAGFGVDRPADLSKNDDEYDAFRKRMMLAYRFRPNPLNNPRRPYY; encoded by the exons ATGGAGTCAAATGATGCAG CAGGCTGGAGGAATCAATCTGGTCAACAGAACAACAAATTTACTGGTATTATGCGACAGGAAGAGTTGATAGCCCAGAAGAAGCGTGAAATAGAAGCAAAGATAGCAGAGCAAGCCAAAAAGAACCTGTCAGTTCCTAGCAAACCGTCTTCAGAAAG CACTCCAGTTTCTCAGGCAGATACTTCTAACAAGTTTGTGAATGATGGAAGCTTCCTTCAACAGTTTCTGAAGATGCAGAAGGAGAAACCCAGCTCAGGCTCAG GCTCCGCATCCTCCCAGAGCCCAGGCTCCTCACAGACTCAGAAGAAGAGCATTTTAGTTGGGAAACGTCCCGGCTTGGGTGTTGGCAGTATGCTCAAAAACTACTCACAAGTCAAAAAGACTCCTTCAGAAATCCCTAGACCGAGTGTCTTCAGTTCCCCAGAGGAAGACGATGAGGACGTAAATGATGAACACTATCTGAATCTCAAAG TTTCCCCCCCAGAGGATGCAGATCTGGTTAACATCATCAAACGGATAGCTGGATTCATTGCAGAAGGGGGATCAGAGCTTGAAAGGAAAGCAATGGAAGACTACAAGGACAATCCCATCTTTTC ATTCATGTTTGAGAAGGAGAGCATGCAGTATCTGTACTTCCGAAAGGTAGTAGCtcaactcagacaaaagaagCGAGGCCCCTCTACACAAGCAAATG TCTCCTCCTCAGTGGACGAGGAAACAAAGAAGGTGGTGGAGAAGCTGGCTCGCTTTGTTGCTGACGGAGGGCCTGAGGTGGAGGCCGTCGCTATCAAGCACAACCACGACAATCCCACATTCAG CTTCCTCTATAATCACCAAAGTCCGGCTCACCGCTTCTACAAGGCCAAAGTGGAGGAGTACCGCCAGGCCAAAAACGGTTCTGCAGCCTCCCCCAGTGCCGAATCCTTCTCAGCCACCAAGCGCCCAGTACAAACCTCACAAGCTGCTGCACCATCTTTCAGCTCCCCCAGTCCAGCTCAATCAGAACCACAGAATCAGGACCCCACATCGACAAGTGCAAAACGCAGGAAGAAGAGTCGCTGGGGCTCTGAGGAAGACAAAATATCACTGCCTGTTCCTCCAATCGTCATGCCTACAGTGATCAAACAGGAACCAGATACTCCATCACTGTCTG AACAGGAGCTGAGTAGTCTGGGTTATAAGAAAGGAAAGCCGGTTGGTCTGGTGGGAGTCACAGAACTGTCTGAGGAGCAAAAGAAACAGCTCAAGGAACAACAGGAA ATGCAGGAGATGTTCGATATGATCATGAAACACAAGCGGGCCATGCAGGACATGCAGCTGATGTGGGAGAAAGCTGTGCGTGAGCACCAGCACGAGTACGACAGTGATGAGGAGATCGACTCCCAGTCCGGCACCTGGGAACACAACCTCCGAAAAATGGAAATGGAGAAAACCAGAG AGTGGGCAGAGCAGCTGACTGAGATGGGAAAAGGGAAACATTTTATTGGTGACTTTTTGCCACCGGATGAGTTGGAGAAGTTTATGGAAACGTTCAAAGCTCTCAAG GAAGGCAGAGATCCTGATTACTCAGAGTATAAAGAGTTCAAGCTGACTGTGGAGAACATCGGTTTCAAAATGCTAATGAAGATGGGCTGGAAGGAGGGAGAGGGTTTGGGCTCAGAGGGACAGGGCATCAAGAACCCTGTTAACAA AGGCACCACTGCAGTTAATGGTGCAGGTTTTGGTGTCGACCGACCTGCCGATCTCTCCAAAAATGACGATGAGTATGATGCTTTCCGCAAAAGAATGATGCTGGCCTACCGCTTCAGACCAAACCCTCTG AATAATCCGAGGAGGCCGTATTACTGA
- the sugp1 gene encoding SURP and G-patch domain-containing protein 1 isoform X2, translated as MESNDAAGWRNQSGQQNNKFTGIMRQEELIAQKKREIEAKIAEQAKKNLSVPSKPSSESTPVSQADTSNKFVNDGSFLQQFLKMQKEKPSSGSGLERSASSQSPGSSQTQKKSILVGKRPGLGVGSMLKNYSQVKKTPSEIPRPSVFSSPEEDDEDVNDEHYLNLKVSPPEDADLVNIIKRIAGFIAEGGSELERKAMEDYKDNPIFSFMFEKESMQYLYFRKVVAQLRQKKRGPSTQANVSSSVDEETKKVVEKLARFVADGGPEVEAVAIKHNHDNPTFSFLYNHQSPAHRFYKAKVEEYRQAKNGSAASPSAESFSATKRPVQTSQAAAPSFSSPSPAQSEPQNQDPTSTSAKRRKKSRWGSEEDKISLPVPPIVMPTVIKQEPDTPSLSEQELSSLGYKKGKPVGLVGVTELSEEQKKQLKEQQEMQEMFDMIMKHKRAMQDMQLMWEKAVREHQHEYDSDEEIDSQSGTWEHNLRKMEMEKTREWAEQLTEMGKGKHFIGDFLPPDELEKFMETFKALKEGRDPDYSEYKEFKLTVENIGFKMLMKMGWKEGEGLGSEGQGIKNPVNKGTTAVNGAGFGVDRPADLSKNDDEYDAFRKRMMLAYRFRPNPLNNPRRPYY; from the exons ATGGAGTCAAATGATGCAG CAGGCTGGAGGAATCAATCTGGTCAACAGAACAACAAATTTACTGGTATTATGCGACAGGAAGAGTTGATAGCCCAGAAGAAGCGTGAAATAGAAGCAAAGATAGCAGAGCAAGCCAAAAAGAACCTGTCAGTTCCTAGCAAACCGTCTTCAGAAAG CACTCCAGTTTCTCAGGCAGATACTTCTAACAAGTTTGTGAATGATGGAAGCTTCCTTCAACAGTTTCTGAAGATGCAGAAGGAGAAACCCAGCTCAGGCTCAGGTTTAGAAC GCTCCGCATCCTCCCAGAGCCCAGGCTCCTCACAGACTCAGAAGAAGAGCATTTTAGTTGGGAAACGTCCCGGCTTGGGTGTTGGCAGTATGCTCAAAAACTACTCACAAGTCAAAAAGACTCCTTCAGAAATCCCTAGACCGAGTGTCTTCAGTTCCCCAGAGGAAGACGATGAGGACGTAAATGATGAACACTATCTGAATCTCAAAG TTTCCCCCCCAGAGGATGCAGATCTGGTTAACATCATCAAACGGATAGCTGGATTCATTGCAGAAGGGGGATCAGAGCTTGAAAGGAAAGCAATGGAAGACTACAAGGACAATCCCATCTTTTC ATTCATGTTTGAGAAGGAGAGCATGCAGTATCTGTACTTCCGAAAGGTAGTAGCtcaactcagacaaaagaagCGAGGCCCCTCTACACAAGCAAATG TCTCCTCCTCAGTGGACGAGGAAACAAAGAAGGTGGTGGAGAAGCTGGCTCGCTTTGTTGCTGACGGAGGGCCTGAGGTGGAGGCCGTCGCTATCAAGCACAACCACGACAATCCCACATTCAG CTTCCTCTATAATCACCAAAGTCCGGCTCACCGCTTCTACAAGGCCAAAGTGGAGGAGTACCGCCAGGCCAAAAACGGTTCTGCAGCCTCCCCCAGTGCCGAATCCTTCTCAGCCACCAAGCGCCCAGTACAAACCTCACAAGCTGCTGCACCATCTTTCAGCTCCCCCAGTCCAGCTCAATCAGAACCACAGAATCAGGACCCCACATCGACAAGTGCAAAACGCAGGAAGAAGAGTCGCTGGGGCTCTGAGGAAGACAAAATATCACTGCCTGTTCCTCCAATCGTCATGCCTACAGTGATCAAACAGGAACCAGATACTCCATCACTGTCTG AACAGGAGCTGAGTAGTCTGGGTTATAAGAAAGGAAAGCCGGTTGGTCTGGTGGGAGTCACAGAACTGTCTGAGGAGCAAAAGAAACAGCTCAAGGAACAACAGGAA ATGCAGGAGATGTTCGATATGATCATGAAACACAAGCGGGCCATGCAGGACATGCAGCTGATGTGGGAGAAAGCTGTGCGTGAGCACCAGCACGAGTACGACAGTGATGAGGAGATCGACTCCCAGTCCGGCACCTGGGAACACAACCTCCGAAAAATGGAAATGGAGAAAACCAGAG AGTGGGCAGAGCAGCTGACTGAGATGGGAAAAGGGAAACATTTTATTGGTGACTTTTTGCCACCGGATGAGTTGGAGAAGTTTATGGAAACGTTCAAAGCTCTCAAG GAAGGCAGAGATCCTGATTACTCAGAGTATAAAGAGTTCAAGCTGACTGTGGAGAACATCGGTTTCAAAATGCTAATGAAGATGGGCTGGAAGGAGGGAGAGGGTTTGGGCTCAGAGGGACAGGGCATCAAGAACCCTGTTAACAA AGGCACCACTGCAGTTAATGGTGCAGGTTTTGGTGTCGACCGACCTGCCGATCTCTCCAAAAATGACGATGAGTATGATGCTTTCCGCAAAAGAATGATGCTGGCCTACCGCTTCAGACCAAACCCTCTG AATAATCCGAGGAGGCCGTATTACTGA
- the sugp1 gene encoding SURP and G-patch domain-containing protein 1 isoform X1, whose amino-acid sequence MESNDAAGWRNQSGQQNNKFTGIMRQEELIAQKKREIEAKIAEQAKKNLSVPSKPSSESTPVSQADTSNKFVNDGSFLQQFLKMQKEKPSSGSGLERNQDDLLVKSTSSASSQSPGSSQTQKKSILVGKRPGLGVGSMLKNYSQVKKTPSEIPRPSVFSSPEEDDEDVNDEHYLNLKVSPPEDADLVNIIKRIAGFIAEGGSELERKAMEDYKDNPIFSFMFEKESMQYLYFRKVVAQLRQKKRGPSTQANVSSSVDEETKKVVEKLARFVADGGPEVEAVAIKHNHDNPTFSFLYNHQSPAHRFYKAKVEEYRQAKNGSAASPSAESFSATKRPVQTSQAAAPSFSSPSPAQSEPQNQDPTSTSAKRRKKSRWGSEEDKISLPVPPIVMPTVIKQEPDTPSLSEQELSSLGYKKGKPVGLVGVTELSEEQKKQLKEQQEMQEMFDMIMKHKRAMQDMQLMWEKAVREHQHEYDSDEEIDSQSGTWEHNLRKMEMEKTREWAEQLTEMGKGKHFIGDFLPPDELEKFMETFKALKEGRDPDYSEYKEFKLTVENIGFKMLMKMGWKEGEGLGSEGQGIKNPVNKGTTAVNGAGFGVDRPADLSKNDDEYDAFRKRMMLAYRFRPNPLNNPRRPYY is encoded by the exons ATGGAGTCAAATGATGCAG CAGGCTGGAGGAATCAATCTGGTCAACAGAACAACAAATTTACTGGTATTATGCGACAGGAAGAGTTGATAGCCCAGAAGAAGCGTGAAATAGAAGCAAAGATAGCAGAGCAAGCCAAAAAGAACCTGTCAGTTCCTAGCAAACCGTCTTCAGAAAG CACTCCAGTTTCTCAGGCAGATACTTCTAACAAGTTTGTGAATGATGGAAGCTTCCTTCAACAGTTTCTGAAGATGCAGAAGGAGAAACCCAGCTCAGGCTCAGGTTTAGAACGTAATCAAGATGATTTACTAGTAAAAAGCACAA GCTCCGCATCCTCCCAGAGCCCAGGCTCCTCACAGACTCAGAAGAAGAGCATTTTAGTTGGGAAACGTCCCGGCTTGGGTGTTGGCAGTATGCTCAAAAACTACTCACAAGTCAAAAAGACTCCTTCAGAAATCCCTAGACCGAGTGTCTTCAGTTCCCCAGAGGAAGACGATGAGGACGTAAATGATGAACACTATCTGAATCTCAAAG TTTCCCCCCCAGAGGATGCAGATCTGGTTAACATCATCAAACGGATAGCTGGATTCATTGCAGAAGGGGGATCAGAGCTTGAAAGGAAAGCAATGGAAGACTACAAGGACAATCCCATCTTTTC ATTCATGTTTGAGAAGGAGAGCATGCAGTATCTGTACTTCCGAAAGGTAGTAGCtcaactcagacaaaagaagCGAGGCCCCTCTACACAAGCAAATG TCTCCTCCTCAGTGGACGAGGAAACAAAGAAGGTGGTGGAGAAGCTGGCTCGCTTTGTTGCTGACGGAGGGCCTGAGGTGGAGGCCGTCGCTATCAAGCACAACCACGACAATCCCACATTCAG CTTCCTCTATAATCACCAAAGTCCGGCTCACCGCTTCTACAAGGCCAAAGTGGAGGAGTACCGCCAGGCCAAAAACGGTTCTGCAGCCTCCCCCAGTGCCGAATCCTTCTCAGCCACCAAGCGCCCAGTACAAACCTCACAAGCTGCTGCACCATCTTTCAGCTCCCCCAGTCCAGCTCAATCAGAACCACAGAATCAGGACCCCACATCGACAAGTGCAAAACGCAGGAAGAAGAGTCGCTGGGGCTCTGAGGAAGACAAAATATCACTGCCTGTTCCTCCAATCGTCATGCCTACAGTGATCAAACAGGAACCAGATACTCCATCACTGTCTG AACAGGAGCTGAGTAGTCTGGGTTATAAGAAAGGAAAGCCGGTTGGTCTGGTGGGAGTCACAGAACTGTCTGAGGAGCAAAAGAAACAGCTCAAGGAACAACAGGAA ATGCAGGAGATGTTCGATATGATCATGAAACACAAGCGGGCCATGCAGGACATGCAGCTGATGTGGGAGAAAGCTGTGCGTGAGCACCAGCACGAGTACGACAGTGATGAGGAGATCGACTCCCAGTCCGGCACCTGGGAACACAACCTCCGAAAAATGGAAATGGAGAAAACCAGAG AGTGGGCAGAGCAGCTGACTGAGATGGGAAAAGGGAAACATTTTATTGGTGACTTTTTGCCACCGGATGAGTTGGAGAAGTTTATGGAAACGTTCAAAGCTCTCAAG GAAGGCAGAGATCCTGATTACTCAGAGTATAAAGAGTTCAAGCTGACTGTGGAGAACATCGGTTTCAAAATGCTAATGAAGATGGGCTGGAAGGAGGGAGAGGGTTTGGGCTCAGAGGGACAGGGCATCAAGAACCCTGTTAACAA AGGCACCACTGCAGTTAATGGTGCAGGTTTTGGTGTCGACCGACCTGCCGATCTCTCCAAAAATGACGATGAGTATGATGCTTTCCGCAAAAGAATGATGCTGGCCTACCGCTTCAGACCAAACCCTCTG AATAATCCGAGGAGGCCGTATTACTGA